Proteins encoded within one genomic window of Formosa agariphila KMM 3901:
- a CDS encoding KdsC family phosphatase, which yields MEEKSYKEYLEHITTFIFDVDGVLTDGTVTVTTEGEMLRVMSIKDGYAVKTAIDAGYKICIISGGSNEGVRKRLEGLGVTDIYLGAHNKIDQLDEYVQKHNIKTENILYMGDDIPDFPVMLIVGLPTCPQDAVPEIKNISKYVSHKNGGAGAVRDVIEQVLKVQEKWSGNFDAQYD from the coding sequence ATGGAAGAAAAAAGCTATAAAGAATACCTAGAACATATTACCACTTTTATTTTTGATGTGGATGGCGTTTTAACAGATGGTACTGTAACTGTAACCACCGAAGGAGAAATGTTAAGAGTTATGAGCATAAAAGATGGTTATGCCGTAAAAACGGCAATAGATGCGGGTTATAAAATTTGTATTATTTCTGGTGGATCTAACGAAGGTGTTAGAAAACGTTTAGAAGGTTTAGGCGTAACCGATATTTATTTGGGCGCTCATAATAAAATTGACCAACTCGACGAATACGTACAAAAGCATAATATTAAAACAGAGAATATACTATACATGGGCGACGATATCCCTGATTTCCCAGTAATGCTTATTGTAGGTTTACCAACTTGTCCGCAAGATGCTGTACCTGAGATTAAAAACATATCTAAATATGTGTCTCATAAAAATGGTGGAGCTGGTGCTGTAAGAGATGTTATCGAACAAGTTCTAAAAGTACAAGAAAAATGGAGCGGTAATTTTGATGCGCAATACGATTAG